The Verrucomicrobiia bacterium DNA window ACGCCCCCGCAACCCCTCCAAAACTACTTTCGCTTTGGTCTTGCCATCAAAGACCCGCTTCCGCATCGCTGAATCCTCCTTGTGAATTCAGCCACAATCTACTCCATTCATCCTACCCTGTCACTAATGGGGAGCAGTATATGATTATTTCGTTGGAGCTTTTAACAGCTACGTCCCTTACTACCCACCCACGGGTGCCCAAAGGGTTTATCTTTTTTACGGTAGGAAAAGTGAAGTAGATACAATTCCTGATTTGGTAATAGAACATAAAGCCCAACTGGAATTTCTTGGCGATTTGAATGGAGACGGAAACAGCGATTACGCAATGCGGGAAACTAATCAAAAGTATCGTATGTCAATTTATTTTGGTGGTAGTGCTTTGGATACCATTCACGATGGCTCTGTAATGGGCGAAATTTTAGATGAATTTTCCGACTGCTACGGTTGCCAAATATCAGCGGGGAAATGGGCTAATCCCACAGACAAGCAAATAGTGGTTGGTACAACACAGCCACGCTATGACAGCTTGCGTTTTTATTTTTACAATGTCCGCGAAGGTGTTATTGATTCGATTCCATTGTTGCGGTGGGATGTCCGAAAAAGATACGGTATTGGAGATCAAAGAATGCAATTCTTGGATGACATCAATGGCGATGGATTTGATGATTTAGCCCACGCATTGCCAGGTGGTACGGATACTTCTATAGGGATAGTAAATATTCATCTTGGGGGAACGTCCCTTGATACTATACCTGATATAATTCTTCGTCCACCGCCAAATTTAACAGGATTGGCAGCCGCTCACTTTGGGGAAAATGTGACGCCAGTTGGTGATTTGAATAATGATGGGTTTTCAGAGTTTGTAGTTGGTGTAGGAAGAACCCCATTTACATACTTTGGCGGTTCACCGTTGGATACTTTGCCCAGGTTCAAACTAGATCGGATTGCCGATCACTTTGTTAATGGTGGTGATATCAATCATGATGGCTACAATGACCTTTTGGTAGGCCGGGACGACCATCCGCTTACAGGGTCTGTATATGTTTATTTCGGCGGTGTGGCGATGGACAGCGTAATGGATCTTTATATTAGCGAATTTGATTTACGTTATCCGTCAGATGGTTTTGGTCAAACGGTTGCTGGATTGGGAGACATTGACGGTGATGGCACCAATGATTTTGCCGTTGGCTCTCGTAACTCGACCTTTGACGATCAAGACCGAGGCTATCTATACCTTTTCAAAGGATTTTCATCATCTACAGGTTTGGAAGATGCCAACTCGCGTATTCCGCGCGATTTTGAGCTAATGCAAAATTATCCAAACCCCTTTAATTCTTCCACAGTTATTCAATATTCTCTTTCAAAACGCGCCCAAATATCTATTGAAATTTTGAACATTACCGGTCAGCGGGTCAGGGTTTTAGAGGAAAGGGAACACGCCGCCGGTACTTACAAGGTGAATTGGGATGGCAAAGATTTTTTGGGGAAACCGGTTTCCAGCGGAGTCTATCTTTATCGTTTGAAAGTGGGAGAAGAAGTAACTACAAAAAAGATGATGCTGGTTCGTTAGGTTTTTCTCACCGGTGCTTCTGGCACCGTTCCGTCGGCACGGTCTTTTCCGTAAAAACCTCCCGAATCGTCTCCGGACAGCGGTCGGTGGCGAGTTGGCCGGTTTCCGGGTCCACGTCCCGGAACAAAATGCCGGAGGGAATCTCGAAATCCTTGTAGGGATAATACTGCGTTGCGGCCAGCATAAAGCTGGTCCAAATCGGCAAGGCGTTGGAAGCCCCCGTCTGGTTGGCGCCGATGGAGGTCTTGTCGTCAAACCCCACCCAGGCGCCCGCCGTTATCTGCGGCGTGTAGCCGATAAACCAGTTGTCGGAAAAATCATCCGTCGTGCCGGTCTTGCCCGCCGCGGGACGGTCGAACCCCGCCCGCCGCGCCGCGGAGGCGGTGCCGTTGTTAATCACCGAAGTCATCAAATTGACCATGATATACGCCGTCTGCGGGTTCAAAACCTCCTTGCGCGAAGTGGTCTCGTGCTGTTCCAAAACGTTCCCGTCCTTATCCTCGATTTTCAAAATAAACCGCGGCTCCACTTTCACCCCGAGGTTCGGAAAAACGGAATACGCCGAAACCATTTCCAACAAATTGCAGTCGGAGGTGCCAATCGCCAGCGAGGGGACGGCCTTGAGCGGCGAGGTAATTCCCATCTTGCGGGCGTATTCCACCGCCTTTTCCGCCCCGATTTTCTGCATCAGCTTGATGGCAATCAAATTTCGCGACCACGCCAGTCCCCGGCGCACGGTCATCTCCCCCCAAAACTTGTTGTCCACGTTCTCCGGCCGCCACTCCCCGAATCCGGGGACGTTTATCACAATGGGGGCGTCGAAAAGCCGGTCGGTCGGCTTGGTTCCCGATTCAATGGCCGCGGTGTACACGAACGGCTTGAAAGCCGACCCCGGCTGGCGGTAGGCCTGCACGGCCCGGTTGAACTTGGTCAAAACAAAATCCCGCCCGCCGACCAGCCCCAAAATGTTGCCGTTCGAATTGTCGATGGCCACAAAGGCGGCTTGCAGTTGTTTATAGACCCGCTTCTGGCCGATTTTGATTTTCCCCTCCACCTTGGTCGTCTCCGGCACCAGAATGGTGTAGTTGGGATCCTCCGGCGAATGGGTCAGCTCCATATTCTTCTGCAGCGAATCGACCCCGGAATTCACCGCCGCCTCGGCCACTTTTTGCAAGGTGGCGTTCAACGTTGTATATATCTTCAGCCCCCGCTCGTAGAGCGCATCCTCCCCGTAAAAGGTCTCCAGGTATTGCCGCACCATCTCGGTGAAGTACGGCGCCAGCCCCACGTCGTCATGCCCTTCCCCCAGCCCCAGCGGCAGTTGCTTCAAACTGTCCGCCTTCTTTTCGGAAAGCTTGCCGTAATTCACCATGTTCCGCAGAACCAGATTCCGCCTTTTCGTGGCCACCTCCGGCTTGCGGAAGGGGTTGTAGCGCTCCGGCGCCTGCAAAAGCCCCACCAAAAGGGCGCACTCCTCGATTTTCAATTCCTGGGCGTTTTTGCCGAAGTAGGTCTGCGCGGCGGCCTGTATGCCGTAGCTCCCCCGCCCGAAGTAATGCTGGTTCAAATACATCTCCAGAATTTCATCCTTGGAATAGGTCCGCTCGATTTTGATGGCGGTCAAAATCTCCTTGATTTTGCGGGTCAAGGTCTTTTCCCGCGTCAAAAAAAGATTTCGGGATAGCTGCTGGGTCAGCGTCGAAAACCCCTGCGCCCATTCCCCCCGCTGCAGATTGACCAAAAACGCCTTCGGCACCCGGATTAA harbors:
- a CDS encoding PBP1A family penicillin-binding protein; translated protein: MNKSKLVAGSLVVFALVIFGFILIGGQTVRDYQKSLPSLSQLTNIEPRIVTRVFASDGSVLKDFYSERRILVPLKEIPPYMVDALLSTEDKRFYSHWGVDLIRVPKAFLVNLQRGEWAQGFSTLTQQLSRNLFLTREKTLTRKIKEILTAIKIERTYSKDEILEMYLNQHYFGRGSYGIQAAAQTYFGKNAQELKIEECALLVGLLQAPERYNPFRKPEVATKRRNLVLRNMVNYGKLSEKKADSLKQLPLGLGEGHDDVGLAPYFTEMVRQYLETFYGEDALYERGLKIYTTLNATLQKVAEAAVNSGVDSLQKNMELTHSPEDPNYTILVPETTKVEGKIKIGQKRVYKQLQAAFVAIDNSNGNILGLVGGRDFVLTKFNRAVQAYRQPGSAFKPFVYTAAIESGTKPTDRLFDAPIVINVPGFGEWRPENVDNKFWGEMTVRRGLAWSRNLIAIKLMQKIGAEKAVEYARKMGITSPLKAVPSLAIGTSDCNLLEMVSAYSVFPNLGVKVEPRFILKIEDKDGNVLEQHETTSRKEVLNPQTAYIMVNLMTSVINNGTASAARRAGFDRPAAGKTGTTDDFSDNWFIGYTPQITAGAWVGFDDKTSIGANQTGASNALPIWTSFMLAATQYYPYKDFEIPSGILFRDVDPETGQLATDRCPETIREVFTEKTVPTERCQKHR
- a CDS encoding T9SS type A sorting domain-containing protein, with the translated sequence MVIEHKAQLEFLGDLNGDGNSDYAMRETNQKYRMSIYFGGSALDTIHDGSVMGEILDEFSDCYGCQISAGKWANPTDKQIVVGTTQPRYDSLRFYFYNVREGVIDSIPLLRWDVRKRYGIGDQRMQFLDDINGDGFDDLAHALPGGTDTSIGIVNIHLGGTSLDTIPDIILRPPPNLTGLAAAHFGENVTPVGDLNNDGFSEFVVGVGRTPFTYFGGSPLDTLPRFKLDRIADHFVNGGDINHDGYNDLLVGRDDHPLTGSVYVYFGGVAMDSVMDLYISEFDLRYPSDGFGQTVAGLGDIDGDGTNDFAVGSRNSTFDDQDRGYLYLFKGFSSSTGLEDANSRIPRDFELMQNYPNPFNSSTVIQYSLSKRAQISIEILNITGQRVRVLEEREHAAGTYKVNWDGKDFLGKPVSSGVYLYRLKVGEEVTTKKMMLVR